From Nocardia sp. XZ_19_385, the proteins below share one genomic window:
- a CDS encoding AraC family transcriptional regulator, translated as MGDSEPIRSVELRSGPGVSVGAAVERWTGLLAEIYVPKAVSLRPAAAFHGYVSVGRYDEELELSLRGSVAQVIRRTERMIAGAAAPFLVAAIQTRGVGRLQQGGRSAEMTPGAMVFYDSARPFRWEIDTDWEQVIVRVPLRTLCERSGVAPQDIPTAIGIAASSAAGVAAQFFSGLARVQRTAPQQAAQLAVDSVALLASAVQLAAGASPGAPAALGVTREQVLAFMSRQCTDPALTVDAIAQACAVSRRTLYRLFEGTDGGIGAVLRRMRVEQAQRLLCAAPQWPLSAVAMASGFATERQFYRAFRNENGVTPGEYRTRCDCGMHCP; from the coding sequence ATGGGAGATTCCGAGCCCATCAGATCGGTCGAATTGCGCTCGGGGCCCGGGGTTTCGGTGGGCGCGGCCGTCGAGCGCTGGACCGGGTTGCTCGCGGAAATATATGTGCCGAAAGCGGTTTCGCTGCGCCCCGCCGCGGCATTCCACGGCTACGTCAGCGTCGGCCGCTATGACGAGGAGTTGGAGCTCTCCCTGCGCGGATCGGTCGCGCAGGTCATCCGCCGCACGGAACGGATGATCGCGGGCGCCGCAGCGCCATTCCTGGTCGCCGCCATCCAGACCAGGGGGGTCGGGCGATTGCAGCAGGGCGGGCGGTCGGCGGAGATGACGCCGGGCGCCATGGTCTTCTACGACAGCGCGCGTCCGTTCCGCTGGGAGATCGACACCGACTGGGAGCAGGTCATCGTGCGAGTTCCGTTGCGCACCCTGTGTGAGCGCAGTGGCGTTGCGCCCCAGGATATTCCGACGGCGATCGGCATAGCGGCATCGAGTGCCGCAGGGGTGGCCGCGCAATTCTTCAGTGGCCTGGCGCGGGTGCAGCGCACCGCGCCGCAGCAGGCGGCTCAGCTCGCCGTGGACAGTGTGGCGCTGCTGGCTTCGGCGGTGCAGCTGGCGGCCGGGGCGAGTCCCGGCGCCCCCGCCGCGCTCGGTGTGACCCGAGAGCAGGTGCTGGCCTTCATGTCCCGGCAGTGCACCGATCCCGCGCTCACGGTGGACGCGATCGCCCAGGCCTGTGCGGTGTCGCGCCGCACGCTCTATCGCCTGTTCGAGGGCACCGACGGCGGAATCGGCGCGGTGCTACGGCGGATGCGGGTGGAGCAGGCGCAGCGGCTGCTGTGCGCGGCCCCGCAGTGGCCGCTGTCGGCGGTGGCGATGGCTTCCGGGTTCGCTACCGAACGTCAGTTCTATCGCGCCTTCCGCAACGAAAACGGTGTTACCCCAGGCGAATACCGCACTCGATGCGATTGTGGCATGCATTGTCCGTAG
- a CDS encoding nitrilase-related carbon-nitrogen hydrolase: MSERVRVAAVQAEPRWLSLQEGIEQVTGLIAQASRIGAQLVAFPETFVPGYPWWMWLNTKGWGAEFAARYRDASMTREGDEIHAVLEAARAHRIHVVLGFSERAGDQLFMSQALIDQHGLLRAVRRKRELNRLESQVFEPGGGDQPRAYDTELGRIGMLSGSEHLQAVTRQQMYRTGEQIHIASWPGFAIYRGATRGRGHWANASASLLYSVESASFVIAPTAIVDVAGWELDGATGPQTRLLHNPGGLTTIYGPDGHELGAAPSEKRSGLVYADLDFAALGKPRPAYPVSTHLNPEIYRGPAGNQVAARMLRRSF; this comes from the coding sequence ATGTCGGAACGGGTACGGGTCGCCGCGGTCCAAGCCGAGCCGAGGTGGCTCAGCCTGCAGGAGGGCATCGAGCAAGTCACCGGGTTGATCGCGCAAGCGTCTCGCATCGGGGCTCAATTGGTGGCATTTCCGGAAACTTTCGTGCCCGGGTACCCCTGGTGGATGTGGCTGAACACCAAGGGCTGGGGTGCGGAATTCGCCGCCCGGTATCGCGACGCCTCGATGACGCGCGAAGGTGACGAAATCCATGCCGTCCTCGAAGCCGCACGGGCGCACCGGATCCACGTCGTTCTCGGGTTCAGCGAGCGGGCGGGCGACCAGCTGTTCATGTCCCAGGCGTTGATCGATCAGCACGGGCTGCTCCGCGCGGTCCGCCGAAAACGGGAGCTGAATCGATTGGAAAGCCAGGTCTTCGAGCCCGGTGGCGGCGATCAGCCCCGCGCTTACGACACCGAGCTCGGCCGGATCGGAATGCTCAGTGGCAGCGAGCATTTGCAGGCCGTGACGCGCCAGCAGATGTACCGGACCGGCGAGCAGATCCACATCGCCTCCTGGCCCGGCTTCGCGATCTACCGCGGCGCCACCCGGGGGCGTGGGCACTGGGCCAATGCCTCCGCGAGCCTGCTGTATTCGGTGGAAAGCGCCAGCTTCGTGATCGCGCCGACCGCGATCGTCGATGTCGCGGGCTGGGAGCTGGACGGCGCGACCGGTCCGCAGACGCGCCTGCTGCACAACCCGGGTGGCCTCACCACGATCTACGGGCCCGACGGCCACGAGCTCGGCGCCGCGCCCAGCGAGAAGCGCTCCGGCCTGGTCTACGCCGACCTGGACTTCGCCGCGCTCGGCAAGCCGCGTCCGGCCTATCCGGTCAGCACCCATCTGAACCCGGAGATCTATCGGGGGCCGGCCGGAAATCAGGTCGCCGCACGGATGTTGAGGCGCTCGTTCTGA
- a CDS encoding MFS transporter, translating into MSTVLSKTPEPNPAPLSAPTSTRRAILNTLKGSSGNLVEWYDVYIYTVFATYFQNQFFAPEDENSTVYVYAIFAVTFLMRPIGSWYFGRYADRHGRRSALVFSVTLMAACSFGIAIMPTRESIGVAAAAVLIVFRLIQGFATGGEYGTSATYMSEVATAGKRGFFSSFQYVTLVGGHVLAQATLLIMTTFLEKGQIEDWAWRIPFAIGGLAAVVVFWLRRDMDESLSQEHLDAARSGADRSSGSLKELVTRYWRPLLLCFLITMGGTVAFYTYSVNAPAIVKTAYKNDAMVATWINLIGLIFLMCLQPVGGWISDRVGRKPLLVFFGASGVIYTYFLITFLPKTSNPFATFGLLAIGYIILTGYTSINALVKAELFPASIRALGVGMGYALANSAFGGTAPVIYQAMKKSDMVPQFIGYVTLLIAGSLLVYIFCLKNKSTTELDREAGHAFEPKNESTTPARVS; encoded by the coding sequence ATGTCCACAGTGTTGAGTAAGACGCCGGAGCCGAATCCCGCTCCACTATCGGCGCCAACCAGTACCCGCCGGGCGATTCTGAATACGCTCAAGGGTTCTTCGGGAAACCTCGTCGAGTGGTACGACGTCTATATTTACACCGTCTTCGCGACTTATTTCCAAAATCAGTTCTTCGCGCCGGAGGACGAGAACTCCACGGTCTATGTTTACGCGATATTCGCGGTCACCTTCCTGATGCGCCCGATCGGCTCCTGGTACTTCGGGCGCTACGCCGACCGGCACGGCCGCCGCTCCGCGCTGGTGTTCAGCGTGACCCTGATGGCGGCCTGTTCCTTCGGCATCGCGATCATGCCCACCCGGGAGAGTATCGGTGTGGCCGCTGCGGCGGTTCTCATTGTCTTCCGGCTGATCCAGGGCTTTGCCACCGGCGGCGAATACGGCACCTCGGCGACCTATATGTCCGAGGTGGCGACCGCCGGCAAACGTGGCTTCTTCTCCTCGTTCCAGTACGTCACGCTGGTCGGCGGCCACGTGCTGGCGCAGGCAACCTTGCTGATCATGACCACATTCCTGGAGAAGGGGCAGATCGAGGACTGGGCCTGGCGCATCCCCTTCGCCATCGGCGGACTGGCGGCGGTCGTAGTGTTCTGGCTGCGGCGGGACATGGACGAGTCGCTGTCTCAGGAACACCTCGATGCCGCCCGCTCGGGAGCCGACCGTTCCTCGGGGTCGCTCAAGGAATTGGTGACCCGGTACTGGCGGCCGCTGCTGCTGTGCTTCCTGATCACCATGGGTGGCACGGTGGCGTTCTACACCTACAGCGTCAACGCTCCGGCGATCGTGAAGACGGCGTACAAGAACGACGCCATGGTGGCGACCTGGATCAACCTGATCGGCCTGATCTTCCTGATGTGCCTGCAGCCGGTGGGCGGCTGGATCAGTGACCGGGTCGGCCGCAAGCCATTGCTGGTGTTCTTCGGCGCCAGCGGAGTGATCTACACCTACTTCCTGATCACCTTCCTGCCGAAGACCTCCAATCCCTTTGCCACCTTCGGCTTGCTGGCCATCGGGTACATCATCCTGACCGGATACACCTCGATCAACGCGTTGGTCAAAGCCGAACTGTTCCCGGCTTCCATCCGGGCGCTGGGCGTGGGAATGGGTTATGCGCTGGCCAACTCCGCCTTCGGTGGAACCGCGCCGGTGATTTATCAGGCCATGAAGAAGTCCGATATGGTTCCACAATTCATCGGTTACGTCACCCTGCTCATCGCGGGCTCGCTCCTGGTCTACATCTTCTGCCTGAAGAACAAGTCGACCACCGAGCTCGACCGGGAGGCCGGTCACGCCTTCGAGCCGAAGAACGAGTCGACCACACCGGCTCGGGTCTCGTAG
- a CDS encoding response regulator transcription factor yields the protein MRLAVVEDDDGVGDALVEALNARGYRAERKRRGSDLLLDHRGYDAVILDLGLPDADGLQILRQLRAVSSVPVLVLTARSDERSIVRGLRGGADDYLVKPPRIAELMARLETVLRRAAVATQPTPPVVVTGDVRVDLGTRVVEVAGKPISLTPKEFELVEALVERPGSAVSRQQLMDRIWGDAFVAVSRSLDVHMTALRAKLDRPGLITTIRGYGYRWGE from the coding sequence GTGCGGCTTGCGGTTGTCGAAGATGATGATGGCGTTGGCGACGCCTTGGTCGAGGCTCTCAACGCCCGCGGCTACCGCGCCGAACGCAAGCGCCGCGGCAGCGACCTGCTGCTCGACCACCGCGGCTACGACGCAGTCATCCTGGACCTGGGCCTGCCCGACGCGGACGGTCTGCAGATCCTGCGCCAGCTGCGCGCGGTCAGTTCGGTCCCGGTTCTGGTGCTGACCGCTCGCAGCGACGAACGCTCGATCGTGCGTGGCCTGCGCGGTGGCGCCGACGACTACCTGGTGAAGCCGCCCCGCATCGCGGAGTTGATGGCCCGCCTGGAAACGGTGCTGCGCCGGGCGGCGGTAGCCACCCAGCCCACACCGCCGGTCGTCGTCACCGGAGACGTGCGGGTCGATCTGGGGACCCGCGTCGTCGAGGTCGCGGGAAAGCCGATTTCCTTGACCCCCAAGGAATTCGAACTCGTGGAAGCGCTCGTCGAACGTCCCGGCTCGGCGGTCAGCAGGCAGCAGCTCATGGACCGGATCTGGGGTGACGCCTTCGTGGCCGTCTCCCGCTCCCTCGACGTCCATATGACGGCACTGCGCGCCAAGCTGGACCGGCCCGGCTTGATCACGACCATCCGCGGCTACGGCTATCGGTGGGGCGAATGA
- a CDS encoding HAMP domain-containing sensor histidine kinase: MRRRLLFALTVFAAIAVLAFAVPLSLTYATSRTQELVLGRNGDADRFATIADAAVAERDPRALIEEIVRYHELYGENVLVVDARGATTVNAGVDITDPVIAAAVAGARRNLRPHPEQRLAPWGKSTMLVARPVGTGVQVNGAVVIEASTERARSDIAKAWAVIGAGGVVAMAVFTMLALTLSRWVLRPLAALSAAVAALTATLPKPRTGAAAPVSIARHYGGPPEMRAVANSFDAMALAVADSVDAQRQLVADTAHAMRNPLAALAIRLDSLELDIPDTAAPIFRRASAEVDRITALLDGLLTLAVAETPTAFDLSANDPENHCDAGQVVADRIDAWHSAFETAGMELRAETIRHQVPAEPSAERFVRADSIRAGSESAMARGGLTLRDDSDWESRSARQEFDTTEMNPDTAAPNWESNPAPATRTTARTEVALPADILAQILDVPLSNSCRYAGSGAHTTVTVATDPGWVTITICDNGTGVPREEIDKLTTRFFRGSSAPAGGSGLGLPIAAALAQSRGGTLTVEPAHPNGLAIILRLPAVVAA; this comes from the coding sequence GTGCGGCGCAGGCTCCTCTTCGCGCTGACGGTTTTCGCGGCGATCGCGGTGCTGGCGTTCGCGGTGCCGCTGTCGCTGACGTATGCGACGAGCCGGACCCAAGAGCTGGTCCTCGGGCGCAACGGTGATGCGGACCGGTTCGCGACGATCGCCGATGCCGCTGTGGCGGAACGGGATCCGCGGGCGCTGATCGAGGAGATCGTGCGCTACCACGAGCTATACGGCGAGAACGTGCTGGTCGTGGATGCGCGTGGTGCGACGACGGTGAACGCCGGGGTGGATATCACCGACCCGGTGATCGCCGCCGCGGTCGCGGGCGCGCGGCGCAACCTCCGGCCGCATCCGGAGCAGCGACTGGCGCCATGGGGCAAGTCGACGATGCTGGTGGCCCGGCCGGTCGGCACGGGCGTTCAGGTCAACGGTGCGGTGGTGATCGAGGCGTCGACGGAGCGAGCGCGCAGCGATATCGCCAAGGCGTGGGCCGTGATCGGTGCGGGTGGTGTTGTCGCGATGGCGGTATTCACCATGCTCGCGCTGACCCTGAGCCGTTGGGTCCTGCGACCTTTGGCGGCGCTGTCGGCCGCGGTGGCCGCGCTGACCGCGACACTGCCGAAACCCAGGACGGGCGCGGCGGCTCCGGTATCGATCGCGCGGCACTACGGTGGTCCGCCCGAGATGCGCGCTGTCGCAAATTCTTTCGATGCCATGGCGTTGGCGGTCGCCGACTCCGTGGACGCGCAACGGCAACTCGTCGCCGATACCGCCCACGCCATGCGAAACCCCCTGGCGGCCCTGGCGATCCGACTCGATTCCCTCGAACTCGACATTCCCGACACGGCCGCGCCGATCTTCCGCCGCGCCAGCGCCGAGGTCGACCGCATCACGGCGTTGCTCGACGGCCTGCTCACGCTCGCCGTCGCGGAGACGCCCACCGCCTTCGACCTGTCCGCCAACGATCCCGAAAACCACTGCGATGCCGGACAAGTCGTGGCCGACCGGATCGACGCCTGGCATTCCGCGTTCGAAACCGCGGGCATGGAGTTGCGGGCCGAGACGATCCGCCACCAGGTGCCGGCGGAGCCCTCCGCGGAGCGTTTCGTCCGCGCCGACAGCATCCGGGCCGGGTCGGAGTCGGCGATGGCGCGTGGGGGACTCACGCTGCGCGACGACTCGGACTGGGAATCACGAAGCGCCCGACAAGAATTCGACACCACCGAGATGAACCCCGACACCGCCGCGCCGAACTGGGAAAGCAACCCGGCCCCCGCCACCCGCACCACCGCCCGCACCGAGGTGGCTCTGCCCGCCGACATCCTCGCCCAGATCCTCGACGTCCCCCTGAGCAACTCCTGCCGCTACGCCGGCTCCGGCGCCCACACCACCGTCACCGTCGCCACCGACCCGGGCTGGGTCACCATCACCATCTGCGACAACGGCACCGGCGTCCCTCGCGAAGAAATCGACAAACTCACCACCCGCTTCTTCCGCGGCTCCTCCGCCCCCGCCGGCGGCTCCGGCCTCGGCCTCCCCATCGCCGCCGCCCTGGCCCAATCCCGCGGCGGCACCCTGACTGTCGAACCCGCCCACCCCAACGGCCTCGCCATCATCCTCCGCCTCCCCGCGGTGGTCGCCGCATGA
- a CDS encoding TAXI family TRAP transporter solute-binding subunit, which yields MDRRGFLGLAVAGVAAGVAGCGVSSGVGTVRLGSGEPGGFYNAFARLLAEVADQAGTVRIDPIDTYGSRTNLTMLVRGEVDAALALVDSIEGGEQVLALGRVYENYLQLAVRADSPIQRVADLRGTRVNLGAVGSGAALTGERLLWAAGFEPGVDVTVEHRGLRNAVAALDSGGVDALLWAGGVPTAALAVPRLRLLDLDELAAPLRSRFGHVYDRVQIPADAYPGGSAVHTIGVANLLLAAPTLPDAAAAAIVDLLLSRADALVPAEAAGTQFLDARSLTGTSSIALHPGAAEVYRRHHG from the coding sequence ATGGATCGGCGTGGGTTTTTGGGGCTGGCCGTTGCTGGGGTGGCGGCGGGGGTGGCTGGGTGTGGGGTGAGTTCTGGGGTGGGGACGGTGCGGCTCGGGTCGGGGGAGCCGGGTGGGTTCTATAACGCGTTTGCGCGGTTGCTGGCTGAGGTGGCGGATCAGGCGGGGACGGTGCGGATCGATCCGATCGATACCTATGGGTCGCGGACGAATCTGACGATGCTGGTGCGCGGGGAAGTGGATGCCGCACTGGCGCTGGTGGATTCGATCGAAGGCGGCGAGCAGGTACTGGCGCTGGGGCGAGTCTACGAAAACTATCTGCAGCTGGCGGTGCGGGCGGACAGTCCGATCCAGCGGGTGGCCGATCTGCGGGGGACCCGGGTGAATCTGGGCGCGGTCGGGTCCGGGGCCGCGCTGACCGGCGAGCGGCTGCTGTGGGCGGCGGGGTTCGAGCCGGGCGTGGACGTCACTGTCGAGCACCGTGGGCTGCGGAACGCGGTGGCGGCGCTGGATTCCGGGGGCGTGGACGCACTGCTGTGGGCCGGTGGCGTTCCGACTGCCGCGCTGGCCGTGCCCCGCCTGCGCCTGCTGGATCTGGATGAGCTTGCGGCGCCGCTACGTTCGCGCTTCGGACATGTCTACGACCGCGTCCAGATCCCCGCCGACGCCTACCCGGGCGGTTCCGCCGTCCACACGATCGGTGTCGCGAACCTGCTGCTCGCCGCGCCCACCCTGCCGGACGCCGCCGCGGCCGCCATCGTCGACCTGCTCCTGTCCCGCGCCGACGCGCTGGTCCCGGCCGAGGCCGCGGGCACCCAATTCCTCGATGCCCGTTCCCTCACCGGCACCAGCTCGATCGCCCTGCACCCGGGCGCGGCCGAGGTCTACCGCCGCCACCACGGCTGA
- a CDS encoding metal-sensitive transcriptional regulator: MTTTPETGGHDHSAHGYITAKDDYLKRLRRIEGQARGLQRMVEEEKYCIDILTQVSAMTKALQAVAMGLLEDHISHCVVDAAVAGGPEAEAKIKEATDAIARLVRS, from the coding sequence GTGACAACCACCCCGGAAACCGGCGGACACGACCACTCCGCCCACGGTTACATCACCGCCAAGGACGACTACCTCAAGCGGCTGCGCCGGATCGAGGGTCAAGCCCGCGGCCTGCAGCGCATGGTCGAAGAAGAGAAGTACTGCATCGACATCCTCACCCAGGTCTCGGCGATGACAAAGGCCCTGCAAGCCGTCGCCATGGGCCTGCTCGAAGACCACATCAGCCACTGCGTCGTCGACGCCGCCGTCGCGGGCGGCCCCGAAGCCGAAGCCAAGATCAAGGAAGCCACCGACGCCATCGCGCGCCTGGTCCGTTCCTGA
- a CDS encoding EamA family transporter: protein MRWVVARAQAGVWLTVASGLAFASSGSFAKSVLGADWSPGAVLAIRLTGAAAVLMALAAWRDPIGLRASVRHSRAIIAFGVIAITGVQATFFLSLEYLQVGVSLMIQFLAPIAVLGWNWLVRAQRPSVATMVGAVLAVGGAALVINVFDAGGLSLPGLGWAGLSMVCNAALFLLSERTTAEVRPVVLLGTGLTVAAVTSWILAVTQVLPVHFGAGTVTLAEHRIPALLSLTLLILIATVIAYLCGVAGAARIGSTLMSLILLSEVMFAVALSWLLLGEAVAPIQLAGSVVVIVGIVLAQQGRNEDLDPHGLTDVLDEPART, encoded by the coding sequence ATGAGGTGGGTTGTGGCGCGGGCGCAAGCAGGTGTGTGGCTGACGGTGGCAAGCGGGCTGGCGTTCGCAAGTTCGGGGTCGTTCGCGAAATCGGTACTGGGGGCGGACTGGTCACCGGGCGCGGTGCTGGCGATTCGACTGACCGGGGCTGCGGCGGTGCTGATGGCGCTGGCGGCGTGGCGAGACCCGATCGGGTTACGGGCGAGCGTGCGGCATTCCCGGGCAATCATCGCCTTCGGCGTGATCGCGATTACCGGCGTGCAGGCGACGTTCTTCTTGTCCCTGGAGTATCTGCAGGTCGGAGTGTCGCTGATGATTCAGTTCCTGGCGCCGATCGCGGTGCTCGGGTGGAACTGGCTGGTGCGTGCGCAGCGGCCGAGCGTTGCGACGATGGTGGGCGCGGTCCTCGCGGTCGGCGGGGCGGCGCTGGTCATCAATGTGTTCGACGCGGGCGGGCTGAGTTTGCCGGGACTGGGCTGGGCCGGGCTGTCGATGGTGTGCAACGCGGCGCTGTTCCTGTTGTCCGAGCGCACGACGGCCGAGGTGCGGCCGGTGGTGCTGCTCGGGACCGGGCTGACCGTCGCGGCCGTGACCAGCTGGATTCTCGCGGTCACGCAGGTGCTGCCGGTGCACTTCGGGGCCGGCACCGTCACGCTGGCCGAGCATCGAATTCCCGCGCTGCTGTCGTTGACGCTGCTGATTCTCATCGCCACGGTGATCGCCTACCTGTGCGGTGTGGCGGGTGCGGCACGAATCGGGTCCACGCTCATGTCGTTGATCCTGCTCAGCGAGGTCATGTTCGCGGTGGCGCTGTCCTGGCTGCTGCTCGGCGAGGCGGTCGCGCCGATCCAGCTGGCCGGCAGCGTGGTGGTGATCGTCGGGATCGTCCTGGCACAGCAGGGCCGGAACGAGGATCTCGACCCGCACGGACTCACCGACGTACTGGACGAACCGGCGCGCACCTGA
- a CDS encoding S-methyl-5'-thioadenosine phosphorylase: MRIPARPALAVIGGSGFYDFFDNDATHVEVDTPYGKPSAPVAIGAVEGRAVAFIPRHGKQHEFAPHTLPYQANMWALRALGVRRIFAPCAVGSLRADWGPGTVAVPDQLVDRTSGRPQTFFDGGGVHVSFADPYCDELRTAAIKSESDALTVKPSGTMVVVQGPRFSTRAESRWFAGQGWDLVNMTGHPEAVLARELEMCYAAVALVTDLDAGLEEGDGVHAADVFAEFKRNLGPFKELIRGAVAAVDGTGTCDRCTVHTGVSLPFELP; encoded by the coding sequence ATGAGAATCCCGGCCCGGCCCGCCCTCGCTGTCATCGGCGGCAGTGGTTTCTATGACTTCTTCGACAACGACGCGACGCATGTCGAGGTCGACACCCCGTATGGCAAGCCGAGCGCGCCGGTCGCGATCGGTGCGGTCGAGGGCCGGGCGGTGGCGTTCATCCCGCGCCACGGCAAGCAGCACGAGTTCGCGCCGCACACCCTGCCGTATCAGGCCAACATGTGGGCGCTGCGCGCGCTGGGGGTGCGGCGGATCTTCGCGCCGTGCGCGGTGGGCAGCTTGCGCGCCGACTGGGGGCCGGGCACGGTCGCGGTGCCGGATCAGCTGGTCGACCGCACCTCGGGCCGCCCGCAGACCTTCTTCGACGGCGGCGGCGTGCACGTCTCCTTCGCCGACCCGTATTGCGACGAACTCCGCACCGCCGCAATCAAATCCGAATCCGACGCGCTGACGGTCAAACCGTCCGGCACCATGGTCGTCGTGCAGGGGCCCCGCTTCTCCACCCGCGCCGAGAGCCGCTGGTTCGCCGGCCAGGGCTGGGATCTGGTCAACATGACCGGCCATCCGGAAGCAGTCCTCGCTCGTGAACTCGAAATGTGCTACGCCGCAGTCGCTTTGGTCACCGACCTGGACGCGGGCCTGGAAGAGGGCGACGGCGTGCACGCGGCCGACGTCTTCGCCGAGTTCAAGCGCAACCTCGGCCCGTTCAAGGAGCTGATCCGCGGTGCCGTCGCCGCGGTCGACGGCACCGGCACCTGCGACCGCTGCACCGTCCACACCGGCGTTTCCCTGCCCTTCGAACTCCCGTAA
- a CDS encoding NAD-dependent epimerase/dehydratase family protein produces the protein MKVLVTGAAGFIGSHVCRALAEAGHDVTGIDSLTEAVHGAGAEPPEGVARVDVRDADALAPLLRDVEVVCHFAAATGSAYSPGDYAANNDHGTAVLLAAMGEAKIRRLVLASSITVYGEGRYRTVRGGPFFPGLRLRADLDRGMFDHRAPRTGEILTWEPVTEDAPLRPRGYYGASKAAQENYAFAWGLSTGAAVTVLRFHSVYGEGAHSGLPAQFRDALAAGTAPRVFEDGGQVRDFVHISDAVSATLAAVERALPGFVPLNIASGNPITCWELASVMAKALAGPEPIVTGQYHLPDVRHFVAAPVRAHHALGFTATTPPRTGLPDYATAQPLSAIETTRPVASEP, from the coding sequence ATGAAGGTGCTGGTAACCGGGGCTGCCGGTTTCATCGGATCGCACGTCTGCCGGGCGCTGGCCGAAGCGGGACATGACGTCACCGGGATCGACTCGCTGACCGAGGCGGTGCACGGCGCGGGCGCGGAACCGCCGGAGGGGGTCGCGCGGGTCGACGTGCGCGATGCGGACGCGCTCGCGCCGCTGCTACGCGATGTGGAGGTCGTCTGCCATTTCGCCGCGGCGACCGGATCCGCTTACAGCCCAGGCGATTACGCGGCGAACAACGACCACGGCACCGCCGTGCTGCTGGCGGCGATGGGCGAGGCGAAGATCCGCCGCCTGGTGCTCGCCTCCTCGATCACCGTTTACGGCGAAGGCCGCTACCGCACGGTGCGCGGCGGCCCGTTCTTCCCCGGCCTGCGCCTGCGCGCCGACCTCGATCGCGGCATGTTCGACCATCGCGCTCCGCGCACCGGCGAGATCCTGACCTGGGAACCGGTCACCGAGGACGCGCCGCTCCGCCCTCGCGGCTACTACGGGGCAAGCAAAGCGGCGCAGGAGAATTACGCATTCGCCTGGGGATTGTCGACGGGCGCCGCGGTCACCGTCCTGCGATTCCACTCGGTGTACGGCGAAGGCGCGCACTCCGGTCTACCCGCCCAGTTCCGCGACGCCCTCGCCGCCGGCACCGCACCGCGCGTCTTCGAAGACGGCGGCCAGGTGCGGGATTTCGTCCACATCAGCGACGCCGTGTCCGCCACCCTCGCCGCCGTGGAACGCGCCCTCCCCGGCTTCGTCCCCCTGAACATCGCGTCCGGCAACCCGATCACCTGCTGGGAGCTCGCCTCCGTCATGGCCAAGGCGCTGGCTGGTCCGGAACCCATCGTCACCGGCCAATACCACCTCCCGGATGTCCGCCACTTCGTCGCCGCCCCGGTCCGCGCCCACCACGCCCTCGGCTTCACCGCCACCACCCCGCCCCGCACCGGCCTCCCCGATTACGCCACCGCCCAGCCCCTTTCGGCAATCGAAACCACCCGCCCAGTCGCCAGCGAGCCGTGA
- a CDS encoding NADPH-dependent FMN reductase — protein MDNPLRLEVIVASTRPERFAPVVADWFLRAARSRPEFDTGVIDLIDTGLPENLTDTPEAQAFRARLAAADAFVAVTSEYNHGYPASLKTAFDTAKREWRAKPIGFVSYGGLSGGLRAVEQLRQVVSELHMVSARETVSFHQAKKQFDKAGETQDGAAIDAADRLLTQLAWWATTLRSARTTTPYPG, from the coding sequence GTGGACAACCCGTTGCGGCTCGAGGTGATCGTCGCCAGTACGCGTCCGGAGCGTTTCGCGCCGGTGGTCGCCGACTGGTTTCTGCGCGCTGCGCGGTCCAGGCCCGAATTCGACACCGGCGTAATCGATCTCATCGACACCGGGCTGCCGGAGAACCTCACCGACACTCCTGAGGCGCAAGCCTTCCGGGCCCGCTTGGCTGCCGCGGACGCGTTCGTCGCGGTTACGTCCGAGTACAACCATGGATACCCGGCCTCGCTGAAGACCGCCTTCGACACCGCGAAACGCGAATGGCGGGCCAAGCCCATCGGGTTCGTCTCCTACGGCGGCCTCTCCGGTGGTCTGCGCGCCGTCGAACAACTCCGCCAGGTCGTCTCGGAACTTCACATGGTCTCGGCCCGGGAAACCGTGAGCTTCCATCAGGCCAAGAAGCAGTTCGATAAGGCGGGGGAGACACAAGACGGTGCCGCGATCGACGCCGCTGACCGTCTCCTCACCCAATTGGCTTGGTGGGCAACGACTCTCCGGTCAGCCCGCACCACCACCCCGTACCCAGGTTGA